The Anopheles merus strain MAF chromosome 2L, AmerM5.1, whole genome shotgun sequence genome has a segment encoding these proteins:
- the LOC121591531 gene encoding cuticle protein 19-like, whose protein sequence is MFKIIALTVACLAVAASAQYWGEAGFGYGAEQHHGHHDYYSHPSYKFEYGVKDPHTGDYKSQWEHRDGDVVKGAYTLHEADGTERVVEYTSDKHHGFQAHVKRVGHAYHPHVYGHHGGYNGGYGHGSGYSYSKLDQHF, encoded by the exons ATGTTCAAG ATCATTGCACTGACCGTCGCCTGTCTGGCTGTGGCTGCATCGGCCCAGTACTGGGGTGAAGCTGGATTCGGATATGGTGCGGAGCAGCATCATGGCCATCATGACTACTATTCGCATCCGAGCTACAAGTTCGAGTATGGCGTAAAGGACCCGCACACCGGCGATTACAAGAGCCAGTGGGAGCATCGGGACGGTGATGTCGTCAAGGGAGCGTACACGCTGCACGAAGCTGACGGTACGGAGCGTGTGGTTGAGTACACGTCCGACAAGCACCACGGATTCCAGGCGCATGTGAAGCGCGTGGGCCATGCCTATCACCCGCATGTGTACGGACATCACGGTGGGTACAATGGAGGATATGGACATGGTTCGGGATACAGCTACAGCAAGCTGGACCAGCACTTCTAA